The Cryptococcus deuterogattii R265 chromosome 4, complete sequence genome segment GCGACAAACGCCGCTGCGTCCCAGACGTACCACCTCGAACCCACCTCGGATTCAGCTCCGTCGCTCTGCCTTGCGGGTACTTCCGAGATTCCGTTGGCGGGGATGTTTGCAGATATGATTATACCCGAAGAAAACCTCCCTCAACGGGTTGTCGGTGTCGGCCGAGCCTTCCGAGCTGAAGCGGGCGCAAGAGGCGCAGATACTAGGGGTTTGTATAGGGTGCATCAGTTTACGAAAGTTGAGTTGTTTGTGGTGAGTagcgaagaggagagtgagtcggtgatggaggagatgaggggaGTACAGAAGGAAATTGTGCAGGGTTTGGGGTTGAGCGTGAGGTGCGTCTCAAGCTtggcttttttttttttttcaaaaaTCTTCCAAAAAGGTTTTGCTGATCATTTCCTTAGGGTGCTGGATATGCCGACGGAAGAACTCGGAGCTAGTGCGCATAGAAAGTATGATATGGAAGCATGGATGCCGGGTCGAGGGAAATGGGGCGAGGTACGATCTTCCTTCTAAAATCCTCTCGTGGCGgttcttttttttagcTAAAAGTTCATGGGTAGATCACTTCCACATCCAACTGCACAGACTATCAATCTCGTCGACTATCCATCACTTACCGCCCCCAACCCACATCACCTACCCACGCCATTGACCCTCCTTCGGGTCCATTGCCGTTTGCACACACACTAAATGGTACAGCTGCTGCCATACCCAGACTACTCGTGGCGTTAATAGAGAACGGGCTGAAGTACGAAAAGACGGGCgagggtgatggtgagCAGGTGGTCTACAAGGGATTGGAATTGCCAAAGGCATTGCAGAGGTTTTATGTAGGAAGCGATGAGATTGgcgagagagggagaaagggGTTGATTCATTGGGTTTGAAGTTGTAATAAACTGATCACCCACAAGGAGCACTTTTCATCAGTATAGCATTTAGACAATCTTAACGTGAATGTCACGCAGGGCATGGATTTAATAAAGATGTTGTTTTAACTCGGCATGGTTTCGAAGTTATGCAATGTTTTATGATCAGTAAATGTCACAAGGATTTGTCTCCGCCCCTAGGGGTACGCTCTGCACTTTGAAGTGGCGCGAGCTAGGACATTTTCGAACAGCTTCATGCGAATATTGTTACAAACATCTTCTGTACTATCAATCTACGCGCCCATTGTTTGCTTTTCTGTGTATATATTTGCTTAAGATGCCTTGGAGAAGGTCGCAAGCAATCCGGTGGGGCCAGGCTGGGCAGGCTCGCCCTCGGGAGTCTATGCATTCATGATTAACATTGCTCCAAATACTGGGTAGGAAACATGATACTCACGACGTAACACTTGTGAAGACCACCATCTACCAAAAAGTCGGTACCGTTAATGAACGAAGAGTCATCGGAAGCCACTACAACTGCAGTCAGCTTCTGATCATTCCTTGAATAGACGGAGATGACTACATACGGAACACAACAGCCTTGGCCTGTTCCACAGCCTCGCCAAACCTGCCCATGGGTACATGCACCATTCGCCTGTTCAATTTTTCGGGAGTGTTGAGGAAGTCCATTAAGAGAGGGGTTCGGATAGGACCAGGACAGAGAGAGTTAAATCGGATACCTTCGCGAGCATGGACCATTGCGAGTTCACGAGTCATAGCGAGGACGGCACCTTTGGATGCGGTGTCTGTACCACGAAATCAGCTCTAACTtagggaaaagagaagtgaaagggaagaagcgTACAGGCAAGTTGAGGCGTGGCGGCACCCATGATAGCGACGAAGGAAGCAACGTTGATGATAGATCCGCCAATACCGAGGCCCTTGGAAGGATCGGGCTTGTTCTGCATGACTTTTGTCAGTATATCCAATCTGTGACTCCAGAtaagaagagggaaagagatgcaCACCTTCTTCATGGCCAAGATAGCATACTTGCATCCAAACCAGACGCCCTTGACATTGATATTCTGAGTGAGGTCCCagatcttctcctcggtATTGATGGCGTTGTCATCAGCGGGGTGCATAATACCAGCGTTGTTGAACTATTTGTCGTGATGTGGGTCAGACTCCAATATAAAAGGCCCAAGCGTATTTTTGATGGTGCCGTTGATAAGGGTGGAAGAATCACTCACGAGCACATCCAACCTTCCAAACACCTCCACGGCCTTATCGATCATGGCCTTCACCTCTTGCTCCTTGCTCACATCACATTTGATGGCGACAGCACCGCATTCTGGGAAATGGGTGTTGATGAGCTGGGCAGCAGCCTCGACATTGGCGAGGTTGATATCAGAGGTGATGAGTCGGGCGCCCTCAGCGGCAAACTGGAGAGCGGTCTCAAGACCAATACCGCTGTTATTTCATAAATAGTCAGTATGGCCGGTCTATTATGGTTTAATATCCATTTGTGTGGAACGTACGAGCCGGCACcagtgatgatggcaaCCTAGTTAGTGTTTGATCAGCTGGATTCGCATATGAAGGCGAGCAAAACAGATCCACCTTATTTTCGAGTCGGAGTCTGGCAGCGGGCATGTTGATGATTGTGCTGGAAAGCAAAGTTGGTAGTGAGAAGTGAATGGAAATGAGTCAATGGTGACGATTCAATGAATGGTTTGGACGTCAATTTATATGGACAACAGACCGGAAGATCCGGTTACGGGGAAAGTGCAAGTTCTGGCTAAACTCAAGATAATGATGTTAGGATTAATTACCCGAGATATCTCTTGCGTCCCATCTCATTATTTCCTTCCGCTACTGTAGAAGCATGTGATCACGAGGGTCATATATAGATTGCGGCTACCATGCCTGGAAGAACATCGGTTGTCGTTGCAGGCTCATGATCAGCTGCCAGATGGCGATGTTACTTAGTGACATAAGCATCATGCATCAAGATCAGATCAAACAGCTCGGGGGGTGTATAGTATACCAGGTATTGTAAACATTGTGCATAAGCTTTGTCAAAGACAGCACATCTATTCCTCAGCCATACGGCAGCAAaagtaaaaagaaaatCATTATATATTGAATATTGACCGAAAACACCTGACAAAGAGAGATCATTACCAttgatgaaaaagagaCACAAAAGCACACGAAGGATAGATGGGTATATGGAAAGACGAGTGACTGATGAAGAGCCGAGCGAGAAAAGACAGACAGAAGACACAAAGTGATGATCATGGTAGATGATCATGAGAGGCGGCAGATCTTATCCACAGACGGTTCCTGAACCTCCCCAAGGTATTATAACTTGTTGACGAACAGAATGCGATATTACCAAGATGatgtttctctttccctcgcGTCCTCTATCCCATGCTATTGGCAATCATACGATCACCTCCCCACTCCCACCATTTCCTCCGTTGCTCCCTCCATTgtcaccttcctcatccagAGTGGCGAGATACAAGCCAAAATCGAAATCTTGTCCTATGCCTGCCAACGCATCCAAATCAGTCCCAGCGTTCGCATCCCCGCCTTGGCTACCCTCAAGCCCGTTGTTACCTCCAGCACCACCATCATTGtttcccattccttgaTGATTGTTGTCGTTTATCCCACCGAGCGCACCGAGGCCCATTCCCATGGCGAACTCCATCCCCATGCCACCTAAACCCATACTACTTAGGCCCATGCCAAAGTCCATGTGAGACATGGAAAGGTCGTTGGGAAGAGACAGCTGACCACTAGCAGGTGTTGTAGAAGACAGTGATAGTGCGCCATTCGCaggggtggaggttgaTGCCGATGGGGGAGAGGGGGTGAAGCCGTGAGTGGATGTGGAATTGGGATTAGCGTCCGTAACAGTTATTACATTGCCGTTAGGAGATAGATTCAACGATTTAGGTGTGGGGACCTCCCGCTGTCAAAACGTCAGCGTGAAACACAAAATTTGTTGATCCCACTCACCAGTAATTCCTCCTTGGGCATTTTCGGTGTCCTATTGacctttcctcctcgtccagCCGTCTCCTTCCGCTCTTTCGTATCCCGTGCATCATTCTCCGCAACTGCATTACCACTAGAAGCTGGCTTTGGTGTCGCGGTGCGCGGGGGTAACATCTCTTTAGCTTGATTCCGTCTCTCACGTTTTGTAGGATTGCGCGGTGAAGCCGAAACAGGGGGCGGGGGCGCTGTGCCAGGTATCGAACGCATCTATGTCCGAGGCTTTCAGTTTCCACTCCTTTCTGTATATGTGGAAGTTCACATGAAACTTACGGGATCATTGGTAACATTAAGCCCGGGTGTTACAGGTCCCGTTGCTCCCGCATTTGGGCCTTGTCGTCCCTGCCCTTGTCCCTGGCCCGGTTGACCTTGTCCAAATTGGGCCATCCCAAACGGGCTCGACGGcttgttctccttctccgagttcttcctcttgcgcTTCCGTTCTGGCGGTGAGGGCTTGTTTGCAGTAGATGTTGTAGGAGTCGAAGCGGATTGAGACGCCGAAGTGGGGTTATTTGTGGACTGATTCAATGAGCCGGGTGTAGACGAAGCCTTAGTTTCCTCCTGAGGTTGCGGCTGTTGAGAAAGTTCATAAGCCTGGTTGCGAGTCACAGTACCGTTGGATCTACACAGCATCCCAGTCAGCTAATGCGTCACTAAAGTCGATGATGTTTACTCGCCGCATGCCAGGATGTCCTTGTGGGTGCATAGACTGTTGATGCGGCATCATCATGTATTGCTGATTTTGATTCTGATGCAGCTGTCCAGGACCTCCCTGGCCTTGATGTTGTATCTGAGGCGTTTGCTGTTGAGACTGCTGAGCACCCATCATAGCTCTCCGCTGGTTCTCTTGAAGAGTTAGCTTATACGTGTGTATCAAGCGTTGCTATCAAGCCATTATCTGCTGTCCTTCTAGTACAATATTAACAATGCGATGTGGCttaccttttcctcctcccccatTGACTGTGGATCCTTCCCACCCAGCCCCAGACTCTGAGCACTATAGCTCATTACACCATGATTGACATGCCCGAGTCCCAGCCCTTCCCACATCTGGCTGTTCACCGCCTGTATatgctgttgttgagcttgaatAGCTTGTTCTCTCTGCTGAGCggcttgagcttgggcttgagcttgttgctgagcttgaagcaattgttgctgttgttgagctTGCGCCTGAATGTGAGCTTGAGCATGCATTTCGGCCAGAGATTGCTGGGCACGTTGCTGAGCAGTTTGTACATTGGACGACTGGTTTTGAAGAATgtgttgttgctgctgagtCGGTGTCATGTGCGGATGCTGTGGCTGGGGCATGTGCTGAGGATTAGAGTGTTGCATTTGTTGATGCAAATGTTGCGTTTGTCCAggttgaggttgatgaggatgtgCTTGATGGCCCTGGGACGGACTAGGTACGGTAGTGGAAGTTTGTGATGAGTCATCGTATCCCTGGGCATGGCCTTGAGGCTGCGGCTGAGACTGCCCACGCATTGTACCCGGTGGAGGTCCGGAAGACGGTATCCGCATCTGACCATTGGCCATAAGACCACTGATAGGTGGCCGCATGGGCTGGTTAGGGGAGGACATCACACCCGGATGAGGCTGCTGCACCATGTGTGGTGAAGGATTGATGGGGGAATGGCTTGAGGTACGCACAACAGCAGGCGGTTGGAGCACCATTTGCGGTTGGGGTTGATACATGGTCGGCTGACCTTGTTGACCTTGTCGGGAAACAGGTCTTCCAGAGATTGCAGGCGAGCTGGTGGGCGCAAACTGGaaccgctgctgctgttgttgctgcatCATTgcatgttgttgttgctgctgctgctgttgctgatgtTGCTGTTGGGgatgttgctgctgctgttgctgatgtTGCTGTTGGGgatgttgctgctgttgttgctgatgttggggctgttgctgttgttgttgttgctgttgttgttgttgttgttgctgttgttgtcgttgttgttgttgttgttgttgttgctgttgttgctgttgttgctgttgttgttgttgctgctgctgttcttgctgttgctgatgcTGTTGTTGTATCTGTTGCACCTGCTGTTGAACGTACTGATTCGCCTGCTGGGGAGACAGACCCAttgcttgagcttgctgtCGAAGAGCCATAATTTGCTGAGAAGTGAAGGCAGGCTGTGGAGGTTGACTCGCAGCAGTTTGTACGTTTTGCGGCGTGTACGTGACATTGTTAATCATCTGATGTTGCCGGAGTGAGCGCATCCTTGTCATGCACTAGTCATGACCTCGTCAGATATACTCCATCAACGACTTCAAATGACTTGCCTCGGTGTAGGAACTTGGTTGTATGACGGCTTGTACGCCTCTCCCTACGCTAAACAGTTCCAGAAAAATATTCCACCATCTACACGCCAAGTTAGAGATGTGAAAGGTGCCCTTCAAACGATTACTAACTCATATAAAACACCTTCTCTGGCATTGACAGGGATTCCTCCGTCATTCAGACCCGCTTCCACGCTGAACTGAGCAGCGGTCCCTGGGAACCCATGTTTCATCAGGTAATCATGTACGTAGGCTTTCAAACTGAGATTTACATTAGCAAAGCCATTACCACGAAGAGAaacaaaggaagaaggtacGCATGATCCGCATCCCATCTCACAGGCTCTTGGCTTGAGTTAACTCCTCGCGACATTGTTGCACCCATTGACATCCCTATCCCATACTCTGCTTGTTCCATCTGTTGTGTATGTCCCATCTGTTGAGCCATCCGTTGGCCTGGACCATGCATCGCTGGACTGTGTCCTGGTATGGTACCAGGCCCCGGGCCTTGAGGCTGACCAAATATTTGCGGAGGCGgctgaggttgaggagtgGGCGTTGAATGCGGTAAATGAGATGGTTGgagttgatgttgatgagagaTGGGTTGCGGTTGTTGGGATTGTGATTCTTGGGGATTTTGTGATGGTTGACCGGGGTGTTGTGAAGGACCGACCATTGCGTTTTGCATCCACCCGGATCCACCCGTCATGTTTTTCGGATGAGCCCCATTGTCGACTTGAACAGCTTGTGGCATTCCAGAGACAGCTCTCGCGGAACCAGGAGACATTTGGCTGACATGCTTACCTGGCGCctgttgaagaggatgtggatACGTCAGGTCGGGCGGGAACTGGTGACCCATATgtggtgaaggggaaggatggtgaagagatggtggaaCGACACGTTGGTTGACTTGTTGTTGTCCTGATTGAGCAGCTCTCGCTTGAGCCTGAGCTTGTGCTTGCGCTTGTGCTTGCGCTTGAGCCTGAGCTTGAGCCTGAGCTTGAACCTGAGCTTGAGCCTGAACAatttgctgctgccggGCCTGTGCTTGCTGGAGAGcatgctgctgctgatgattCAATGCAAGGCTATTCATACCAACCGGTCTTGCCATTCCGTATTGTTGATGAAACTGCTGTGGGTTCTGtggttgttgctgttgcgCCTGAGCTTGAATTTGAGCCGCCTGTTGaacctgctgctgttgcaTATGCTGGGACAACATCTGATTTTGTTGAATATGATATGGTGGTTGAGGCTGACCGTGAAAATTGGCCTGaggtggatggggaagggCCATAGTACGGCTGCAATTAAGTTAACGTAAGTTTACTCACAGAAGACGAAATTAACGATGGCACTCACGGTGTGCCCTATGAGAAGGccactctcctccttcgcctttttcttcggGGTATGTCTGCGTGTTTCGACTCTCGCGTTGTTGAAACTCGAGAGATACAAATGTGGAGTAGATAGCGATTGCTGTAATTTGTAAACAAAAAGGTGATGCCGTAAAAGATTAAGTATTGATGTGCGCGCCCGATGGTATCTCCACACAGAAACAATGTCAAAGATCTCAGACTGTCGATCGCTAAAACGAAATCTTGCGTAACAAGTCTCTTCGAGACCACTTGCTAGCTTATCGACTGTTGACGCCGTGCAATCAGATAGTCCAATAAGTAGATGACGGAGAGTTTAGGAATAAAACATTGAAGAGCACGCATGCGAGAGATCGCGAAATGGCAGGAAAAAGCAGTGAGAATATCAAATTGGACGCCAAagggaggggaaaagaGCACGATACGATATAGCGGGGATTGATCAGCGAAGCGATGAAGCATATTCACAACGTTAGCGCTTGTAATCGTAGACAGGATACTTGACACGCACCGAACACTGCCACCTTCACTCGGCCTACGTATACCCGCTCTCTCCACTTTCTATCTGTAGGAGTCTCGTCGACCAACAAATCCTAAATTGAAGACTAGGCTTCAGAGATAGCAACTGAACGCGCCGATAGTCGTTGCGATCAGCCGCGAAGATCCGTCGTGCACACTCTGAAGCCTGATGTGATATGGAACGAGTGGACCGGAAGGATGACAGTTGGCGAGAGCCCTCAAGATGGTTTCGGGATGACAAACCAGTACTCGTAAAGTATGATATAGAGCGGAATGGGAAAGGGGTTGCTTGATACTTGACGGGCGGAGATTATCGCGAATGTATCGTGGTGTCGGCCGGAGGTGATTATTGGCAAAAAGAGGGATGCGTGCTGGGGAGCTCTTGTCGGCACGCCTTGCTTCTACGCACGTCTACCACTTCTGTTTGTAGTCTAACAATTGTAGAAGAGATTTAATACCGGAAGATGGGTTTTTTCCTGTTGAACGTCCGAAGCCGGAACtgggcgaagaaggtggagacCGCCAAATGGCAAGGGCGATTTGAGATTTGACAAGTAGGTGTTTTTATTCTGCCCTTCGCACGCATTCTTTTAGCCTTGTTTTAACTTGCGTTTACTGTATCTTGCTCAATTACGCTTCCATCCTACTAATCTACATATCTGCATCAACATATTCATGCTGCAAAGAGTACAAAATATCCTACTACTTCTCTAAATACATATAACCCCATGCCGCACTGCCAGTGCcccactcttcctccagtTCTTTCAGCGGCAGCAAATGTTCCGACCCTGAAAAAGCGTTAATAATTGCGTCCTCTCACTAAGATCTACGGTCTACGGACGGAGAGGCTAAGCCTCTATCCAGTCATAGCTATATGATTTGCATTTGACTACGAGTAACACCATCTTATCTACGTAGAAGTCCAACAATGGCTCAATCTGCCACATATAGGTCTGGCAGGCAGTTTGAGGAATTCATGTTCAAAAGATGCGGGAGGGTAGGCGACGGACAACGGTTAGATCAGGGGGAATTCCAGCCAGCTCAGCTGATCGGCATGTCAAACTCTTTCACTGATTTGCCGCTTTCAGTAATTTTCAGCCGAAGCTTCTCTTATtgtctcatcttcttcgcgtCAACTTGCATCTTTGCTCAATCCAGACCATGCAAGGACGGAAGCATACAACGCAAATCCTTTCTACCGTTAATAATGTTACGGCGAGAGAACAGAGTGATAGCTCTCGACCTCTGCTGATCTCAAATATGTACGTACATCCCCGAATGATCCCGGATCTTTCAAATACGGAAGTTGCCATTCAACGGCTCAGCTAACTTAAGTCCTGCATTTTCCTCGCGTGGGTGAAATGTTGCCGGTGGTGAAGTCGGTGTGCTTGTTACCTGTGGAATTTATAGGATGTGGTTTAACACTAGACCATCTGGCCTTTCAAGCATCCAGCTGGTAACTGTTGTTGAACCTCCTACTATTAAACTAGGCTGTTACTACTACGTACCTATGTCTGTTTGCCTTTGCTGGTGGTGCCAACTGCACACCCCCATGTTACATCAGCCTCTAAGCCTTTTATCTGTGCAGAAAGCTTCATTGAGCGCTGAACATTTAATATTTGATGCGGCGCGTTTCATGGCGCTGAATACGAACGTCTGTGCGTTGTGCGTTCAATTTAACACGATACGGTCGGTGGGCCGCAGTATAAATGTAGTGTGGGACCACTCTCGAGCGATTATTTGAGCTATACGATATATGGTTTACTAATGCACGCATCAAGCACCAAATTATAACGAATCTGCCTGTTTTATCACCGCAATTCCCTCTTAACCTCATAGTATGCGGCCATATCTTTGGCGGATCGTGGTGCGTTTACAGCAGTATTTACGGAAGCATTGTAATTTGTCACGGTGAGGAGGGCCTGTCAGCAGCCAATGAAGAATCAACAATGAGATGcaagaatggaaggagcAACCACTTTCTACCATCCACCATCATATTATCCAGT includes the following:
- a CDS encoding serine-tRNA ligase, whose translation is MKQITIPARGLSTRPPLFAPVFAQTTLPKPRLDYTKLLSDPLSTIENAQLRAFPLSGNHLSDLSSLRDTQRELLQKLNVTRARQKEVGNSIKKSKGPEAEKAKKQAKELKLLIKDYEVSLSTTESSLLDLALSLPNFSHPSTPIGPEENARTLETFGPTLIPSDPARDHVAFAQYFSLLDTSASAKTTGSSWPYLRGSLALLEQALISYTLSIATKHGFIPVIPPDVVKTDIAWRCGFQPRDQATNAAASQTYHLEPTSDSAPSLCLAGTSEIPLAGMFADMIIPEENLPQRVVGVGRAFRAEAGARGADTRGLYRVHQFTKVELFVVSSEEESESVMEEMRGVQKEIVQGLGLSVRVLDMPTEELGASAHRKYDMEAWMPGRGKWGEITSTSNCTDYQSRRLSITYRPQPTSPTHAIDPPSGPLPFAHTLNGTAAAIPRLLVALIENGLKYEKTGEGDGEQVVYKGLELPKALQRFYVGSDEIGERGRKGLIHWV
- a CDS encoding short-chain dehydrogenase, whose translation is MPAARLRLENKVAIITGAGSGIGLETALQFAAEGARLITSDINLANVEAAAQLINTHFPECGAVAIKCDVSKEQEVKAMIDKAVEVFGRLDVLFNNAGIMHPADDNAINTEEKIWDLTQNINVKGVWFGCKYAILAMKKNKPDPSKGLGIGGSIINVASFVAIMGAATPQLAYTASKGAVLAMTRELAMVHAREGIRFNSLCPGPIRTPLLMDFLNTPEKLNRRMVHVPMGRFGEAVEQAKAVVFLASDDSSFINGTDFLVDGGLHKCYVTPEGEPAQPGPTGLLATFSKAS